DNA from Gracilinanus agilis isolate LMUSP501 chromosome 3, AgileGrace, whole genome shotgun sequence:
TGCAGTAAACCAGCACTCATACACTCATACCAAGTGTCCCAGGGAGAAACAAGGGGGCTTTTGACTGTGACACATTCACACCATGTGACTCAGAGAGGCACCTGGCTGTGCCTGGAAGGGAACACACCACGCGACCCAGAGAGGCAGTGGAGGTGTGACTGAAGGCACTACTGCTAGTAGATGGGATCAGGATGGAAACAGGggtgaggaagggaaagggagaagtcGGGCCGCGGGGGCCTTCACTTGTTTTTCTGGTCTTCAGGGACCCTCTCCCCGGCCTCATGGTGCTGCTGCTCCGCGGAGTGGTCATGCTCTTGGGGGACCCCCTCACAGCGCTTGCGCAGGGCCTGGGCCTCGTCCTGAGCGGACTCCAGGTTCCTGCGGCTGTTTTCCAGCTCCTCTGTCAGCTTCTTGAGCTCCTCCCTCAAGCACTGGTTTTCCTCACTCGCGGGCGGAGTACTTAGCTGGGCAGCGCCATCGCTCCCAACCTCTGCCCGCAGCCTCTCGTTTTCATCTAGGAACCGCTGCGCAGCCTCAAGGGCCCCCAGCGCCTGCCTCCGTAAGGCCTCTCGGGAGGCCTGCAGCAAGGCCTGTTGGCTCTGGAGGGTAACCAGGCGGCGGAGCAGGAGTGACATCAGGAGCGAGAAGCTGGTGAGGTGCAGGTTCCACTGGGCTCGGTAGAGCTTCATGTGGTATTGCTCCAAGGCCACGGTATTGTTCCGAAGGCCCTTCTTCTCTGAGGAGTCAAACTTTCTCATCTCCCAGAGGGCGTCCATAAAGAGCAGCACCAGGATTAGCAGGAGAACCGAGAAGTAGGGCTTCCCACGGTTCACCACTTGGCGTACCAGGCGAGACCTGAAGATCTTCAGCCATTTCTGCGGGGAGATGAAGGGGCTGCAGAGAAGCACTGCTGCCAGGATCTCTGCATAGAAGAAGGTAGCCACCGCTGCCCACTGGAGGCTCATCCTGAGACACTGGGTGGATCAGGCCAGCCACGGCTCAGGACCGAAAGGGAAGGGGCACGAACCTCCGGTGGTATCTGAAGCAACGGCTCCCCTGGGGGTGGGGCCAGCCTCGAAGCCGCTCCATCCCACGCAGTCCCCCAAGTTCTCTATGATTATGAAGACTCCGCTGGCCACCTAGTTCAGCATCCTATctggttcctttttttaaattttgttgttgaatcatttcagtcacgtccacTTCCTCACCACgattgggttttcttggaagatactaaa
Protein-coding regions in this window:
- the LOC123241453 gene encoding B-cell receptor-associated protein 31-like — translated: MSLQWAAVATFFYAEILAAVLLCSPFISPQKWLKIFRSRLVRQVVNRGKPYFSVLLLILVLLFMDALWEMRKFDSSEKKGLRNNTVALEQYHMKLYRAQWNLHLTSFSLLMSLLLRRLVTLQSQQALLQASREALRRQALGALEAAQRFLDENERLRAEVGSDGAAQLSTPPASEENQCLREELKKLTEELENSRRNLESAQDEAQALRKRCEGVPQEHDHSAEQQHHEAGERVPEDQKNK